CAGCGATCAACTGCTGGTAGTCGAGGGCTTCAGAACCGATATCAGCTTGAAGTAGTGGGACTTTCTCATCGACCTGAAATTGGTTAAAACGCTTGAATACCGGTTTATCAGCGCTTGGCAGCCGTGAATGATCAAAGATCTCAGCCAACTGAGCTAAAAGGATCAAAATAATTTGTCTTTGGAGCTTGATTATTAGAACTAAATAGGCTATTAATGGTGTATGCACTCGAATCCTTCTTTCTGGATTTTCTTGTTGGTGGCACACCAAGAATACCAGAAAAAGACGTTCGGGTGTTTTTTAATATTCGGAAATTAATAACAAAAACGAGGTACGTTTGACAGTACCTCCTAATTAGAGGGGGAACTAATAATGAAAGTTATTTTCTTAGAAGATGTACGCGGTAAAGGCAAACGTGGGGAGATCAAAGAGGTACCCGACGGCTACGCACAAAACTTTTTGATCAAAAACGGTAAAGCCAAATCAGCAACTAAGCAAGCAATGAGTCAACTGCACGGTCAACAACGGGCAGAAGAACGGCGTGCTGAGGAAGAATTAGCTGAAGCTAAAAAATTAAAGCAAGTAATCGAAGCTGATGATACGGTCGTTGTGATCAAATCAAAAGCGGGCGCAGATAGTCGTTTGTTTGGCTCAGTACCAAGCAAACAGATCGCTCAAGCTTTGAAGCAGCAATATCAGATTGAAGTCGACAAACGTAAGATCGAATTACCAGAACCAATTCGTGCGTTAGGCTATCGCAATGTACCCGTAAAATTATACGGCGATGTAACGGCAAAAATTCGGGTACACATCACTGAAAAATAGCTAATTTAAACAAAATGTAACTTAGAGACGACAGGCATTCAACTGCAGTAATCAGTAAAGCGGAAGAAACGCCTGCCGTCTTTTTGGATGGTCAAGGGACTGTTAATGTTAATTCGAACAACGTATAATAATGGCAGTGTTTTGTCGTTTAAGGCGGATTATTTGCCAGTTGTTTTTTAAGAGAGGATTTTTTGCGTGAATGAATTAATCGATCAAACACCGCCACAGAATATTGAAGCCGAACAAGCGGTTCTCGGTGCGGTTTTTCTAAATCCTGATGCGTTGGTTGAAGCGATGGAATTTGTTACGGCGGCGGATTTTTATCGGCGAGCTCATCAGCTGATCTTCCAAGCAATGATGGATCTAAATGACGTTTCCGAAGCAATCGACGTGGTAACGTTAAAAGATCGCTTAGAAGGACAAGGTCAGTTGGAAGATATTGGCGGCTTGCCTTACTTAGCTGATTTAGCGGTGGCGGTACCGACTGCGGCGAACGTGGCTCATTATGCTAAAATCGTGCAGGAAAAATCAATCTTGCGTCGCCTGATCCAAGCCGCGACCAATATTGTGACTAAAAGTTATACCGAAGATGATGTAACAGCGATTCTGGATGAAGCTGAACAAGACATTATGAATGTCTCGGAGCAGCGTAATTCAACGGGTTTTAAGCCAATCGCTGATGTTTTGAATAGCACAATTGAACAAATTGATCAGTTATACCAAAATAATGATGATATCACTGGTTTACCAACTGGTTATCGTGATCTAGATAAAATGACGGCTGGATTGCAGGAAGATGAATTGATCATCCTCGCTGCCCGGCCAGCCGTTGGTAAAACGGCCTTTGCCCTGAATATTGCCCAAAATGTCGGCACTAAAACCGATAAAACGGTGGCAATATTTAGTTTGGAAATGAGCGCTGAATCGCTAGTTAACCGGATGTTGTGCGCAGAAGGCAGTATTGATGCTGGCCATTTGCGGACGGGGCAATTATCGGAAGAAGAATGGCAGAACTTGATCATCGCCATGGGTAGCTTGTCCAAGGCATCGATCTATATTGATGATACCCCAGGGAATAAGATGTCAGAAATTCGGGCTAAATGTCGGCGGCTAGCTAAAGAAAAGGGTAACCTCGGCTTAGTGGTAGTCGATTATCTACAGCTGATCGAAGGTAGCAACAAAGAAAGTCGCCAGCAAGAAGTTTCTGGCATTTCGCGGCAGTTAAAAAAATTAGCTAAGGAATTACGGGTCCCGGTAATTGCGCTATCCCAGCTTTCTCGTGGTGTTGAGCAACGGCAAGATAAGCGGCCCGTGTTGTCTGATATTCGTGAATCAGGGTCAATTGAACAGGATGCCGATATCGTTGCTTTCTTATATCGTGACGATTACTATCGTGATGAAGATGGCGGCGAGGATGATGACAATAGTAACTTTGCCCAGAATAGTGCCGCCGGGGGCGAGCGTGCCGAAGATCAAGAAGTCGGTGAAGTTGAAGTCATCATTGAGAAAAACCGTAGTGGTGCCCGGGGAACGGTTAAATTATTGTTCGTTAAACAGTACAATAAGTTTTCTTCGATCGCCTATGTACCAGAAGCTCAATAGGTAGGTAATTAGTATGAAAGCAAAGTTAAAAGAACGTTTAGATGTTTTCAGTGATGCGAACTTGATCACGATTATGGTGCTGGCGTTGTCGGTGGAGATTCACGGCCAAAGCATCCATTATACGTAACTTTTTCATACAGTAGGGATCTATTGTGTTAGTTTCTGTTTCATCGCTAATTTATGGTATCAGCACGCAGTGATCTTCAATGAGGCTAAAATGGTGCCTAACCGAATCGTCATATTGTCACTGATGCCGACGTTTACACGGTTAATGACGGAAGCTATGACCTAAGTAACAGTGTTAGTGTATGGTGGTTTGAATTTGGTGATCTCACTATTATTTAGCTGGATTGCTAAAACGATCATCCATGAAAAGTACCCTGATAAAAACGATATGCGCAAGGTCTATAATGTGATCTATGGCGATAGCTACCTTGAATCAGGCTTACTTTACTTAGGAATTATGGTGCTAGGCTATTTTTGGCCACGAGTAGTCCTGGTGCGCTACATTATTATGCCGATTCACTCCTTCATTAGTGATAGTGCGAGAGCGTGAATAAATGGATGAGGTGGCGAAAATGGACGTACAGGGGGCAACATGGCTTATTGGAAATGTCGCACAGTGACCAGCAGCAATTCAAACGTCTATTGTTAGACTATACGCGCCAAGAAACGTCGTTCAGGTAAGGAATTAGCAGAACAAAAAACCGCCTGGCAGAATTTTTCTCACCAGGTACGGCAGAAGTTTGGTATTTTTGATGCAACATTAGCCTTATGGCTGCAATAATCATGGCAACGCGGTTTTGAACTACGACGTCATCAATAATAACTAGTAAGTAACCCACCGTAAAAATCGATGGGTTATTTTTGTGCGTCAGATAATTCAATTATAACTATTTAATTTATTTTCTATACTAAATTTCTAATAAATACTTGAGTTACCTCTGTAAAGCGATTATATTTAAGATATATTCGGGGTTCTAACTTTTTAATTTGGAGGATAAATGATTATGAATAGAAAACGGATCCTTAGCGCCGCATTGGCTAGTGCGCTTTTATTTGCACCTTTTTTGGGCCAAACATCATCAGTATTGGCGAATAGTTTTTACGCCAATCAAACAAATGCAGAACGGGCGGACATTACCAATTGGGTTGCTAACGATACGGAACAGATCAGCAGCAATATCAGTTCACAGCATATTGATATTAATAACTTAGACCAGAGCAAATACATTATTCAGTGGGGGGATACTTTATCCGGTATTTCAGCTGCGACGGGGATCTCGGTACGTAAATTAGCCTACGATAATAATATTAAAAATGTTGATTTGATTTATGCTGGTGATACTTTGATTTTAAATCGTGACGGTTATGTACCGGCTGATTGGTATTATCAGGGCGATGGTACTTGGGTTGCTAATACGAAAGTGACGATCAACAATTTTATCGATAATAGTGATAATACTGTTAATATCAACGTTTCACCTGTGACCGTAAATGATAGTAGTACCGATAAGTCCACGAATGTTTATGCGTCGCCGGCTGATTCTAATGCTAACTCTGGATCAACCACCGCTGCAGCTGATGAAGACACCGCGAGTACTAAAGCTGCAGCAGCATCGCCTAAGCATGAAGCAGCTGATTCAGATACTGACACTACGAATGCCAGTAGTGATGATACTTCAAGTACGACTAGTGCAATATTGGATGATGATGAATTTGCTGACGCCATCAGTGATAAGTTAGCCGATAAATTAGGACTCGAAGATGAATCTGCATTATCGGTCGACTTTACGGAACAAGATGAAGATACCGCTACAGATAGTGAAAGTAGCGATACCGAAGATGAAGATGCTGAATCAGTGGATGATGAGTCTAGTGATGAAGCTAATGAGGATTCTGATTCTGAAACCGAAACACTTTATGATGAAGATCAACCAATCGTGACTAGCAACACGAAGCAAACAACTAAAAACGCTAATAAATTAGCTAAGAAAATTTATCGGCAATTAAAAGAAGATAATAAGCTAAGTGATATCACTGACGTTGACGACATCGAAGTGATCGTTATTGCGACTGATGATGGCTTTGACTTTAATGTTGCTTTACCAACGGACGATGATAGTTCAGATTCAGCAGCGAATACTGATGAATCTAGTGATGATTCTGATTCAGAGACGGAAGATAACGATGATGATACTGAATTTGAGGAAGACAGCTCTGATGAAAGTGATACTGAGGCTAGTAATACAGCCGTTACAACTAGTTCTAACGAGGACACCAGCACTGATGTTGATGAATAGTGCAAGTACAGCGGTTAATCGTAATTAAGTGAAAGGAATTAGTAGCTGATGAAGAAAAAAATATGGGTAATTTTGGGTGTGTTGGTCGTTATTGTTTTAGCAGTTGGCGGCGGCTTTTATTGGAAGATGAGTCATTCGGTGGCGCAGCGTATCCCCGGCAATACTTACCGCTATCAAAGTGTGTCTAAGGATAAGTCGCTTTATGTGACCTTTGCGCAGAGTGGTAACAAAATTGTGGTTAATCAAGACAAAAATACCGCGCTTAATGCGGCCAAAAGTCAAAGTGCATTTGCCAAAGAATACGCTGCACAATCTAAAGAAATCACTTGGAACTATAAAGCTGAAGGCGGTACGCTAACTTTGGCCCAGATCAAAAATAATAAGGTATCGCAGTGGCAGTATAATAAGATTCTAGCAACTAACAGTAAGTTTACTGCTCGGAGTTTTACGTACCAGATCGCTCAGGCTGGGCAAGGACAAGTCAAAAGCAAAACGGTTTTTGAAAAGGTAAATTAATCGCGACTTTAAAATATGACTGTTATGACGGGAAATCATGTCACAATAGTCATATTTAATTTGAGTTATTAATCGGCAACGATTATCGTAGTAAGTCGGACGATGGTGTGTTTTAAATCAATTGGGAGGCTCAATGAAATTTAAGCAACAAACGATAATCGTACTGGCTGGCGTTTTATTATTTTTAAATCAAACAACGTTGGCGACTGCCAGTACTGGTAGCAGTGCGACAAGTAATACAGCGGTGGCCATTAAGGCACGGTCAGCTACAGGATTAGATACAGCGGCGTTTTCTGCAGCACTGCAAGCTAAGCTGACGGCTAAGTTAGCGGCGGCTACAGATCAAGTGGCGGTTAATTTTGTGGCGCGAACCGCTGCTAGCGCAACTACACTGGCGGATACTGATACTGCAACCGCACGACCACTTTACCAGCAAGCATGTTTACTGCCATTAAGTAGCTCCAAACTAACTACTAAAAATGCAGATAAATTAGCTAAGCAAATCTATAAGCAATTAAAAGCGACTGATCAGTTGCCGTTGATCGATCAAGCCGCCTCACTGGAATTGACGGTGACCACAAGCGGAACAAAGTTCGCTTTTAATGGGATTATGGTCGATAGCGCGACTTTAGATTTTGATCCGGCAACTTATCAGGATAATACCAATTTAGAATAATGCGAGTACTAAAATAGGACGTCGTGGCATGATTATGGTCACAACGTCCTATTTTTATTTGCTCGTTGCCGGATCAACGGGTAAATTTTGCTGCCATAAATAATTTAAATAACGCAAGGAAATACAGCTGATGACGACTAATGCGATCAAACTTTCACCACGAGCGGCTACTTGTAGCCAGAATATATGCTGGCCGGCTTGCTGCAGGTAATCGACTAAATAAGTCAGTCCCAGCGCGCTGATCACCAAAGGAAAGGTAAAGGCAGCGTAGCTCGGGTAAAAGGGAATTCGCGCCAATCGTGGCATTAGCACCAATACAAATAGATAGGCGAGCTGTGCTAATATAACTAGCGACCAGAGTAAATTTGTCTGGGGGTGTGCAAAATCACGCAGATAGCCGGCAAGGCAAAGCGAACCGGGTGCGGCTAGCACGGTGATCAGCGGCAACGTCGCTTCAGGCATCTGGCGTACGATCAAAATACGCCACAAAACTAACGGTAGTAAAACTAAATAAGTACCTAGCGCCAACCAAAAAGTGACTTGGCCTAACAGTGGATTAAAATGTGCAGCGGTCAAAGGAATGACGCCAATACCGACATAGACGATAAACCAACTAGGATAGAGCTGTGTTAAGCGTAGATGCGTTCTGCCGACAAAATACCAAGTAAAATAACCTAACAGGCTATACTGTAAAATCACGCCAGTGTACCAAATCAAGTTAGCCAGTAGCGGATAAGTAGTGAAAAAAGTTGCCGCCACTAATAAAGCCATGGAAAAGTTGGGAAATACGGACGCAATGATCGGATCTCGTAGCAATACTAAGGTTTCTCGCGGAGCAAGCATAAATTTGAGTACGATCAGAATAATTAAAGCGATTCCAATTATACCGAAAAAATTTCCGAGTAATAAATGCTGGTAGTCTTTAAACAAGTTACCTAGTGACACCAAAGCTAAAATTAAGCCGCAAATTGGTAGCGGAATTGAGTTTAAAAATTTAGACAAATAAGGGACCTCCGACTTTAAGTTGAACTGCTACTATTTTACGGAAGATTAGTGATTTTTACAATAAGAGAATAAAATTTGAAATAATGTTCGTCTTTTAATCGATAATTTTGATAAAATAAAAATTTCATTCGGATTTAACTTGCGACGGAGCCCTTTTATTGTTAGAATGGGCTTTGGTGTGTTGTTGCATTGCAGCAAGGCATACACTAATTCAATGAGGTGTTATTATATGGCATCAGTTGTTGTAGTAGGATCCCAATGGGGCGATGAAGGAAAAGGAAAAATCACCGATTTCTTAGGCGAAAGTGCCGATGTTATTGCTCGGTCACAAGGCGGCGACAATGCTGGACATACGATCCACGCGCAAGGCAAAGTCTTGAAACTTCGCTTGATTCCATCCGGTATTCTGTATCCCGACAAACTCTCGATCATCGGTAACGGTGTGGTGGTCAACCCAGAGTCGTTGGTAGCAGAATTGGACTACTTAGCTGAGAATGGGGTAACGGCGGATAATCTACGGATTTCTGACCGCGCCCACGTAATCTTACCCTACCATATCGAACTTGACCGCCTGCAAGAAGTAAGTAAAGGCGATCAAAAAATCGGCACCACCAATCGCGGTATCGGCCCGGCTTATATGGATAAAGCAGCGCGTACTGGGATCCGGATGGTCGATCTACTCGATAAGGACATTTTCGCAGCTAAATTACGAGAAAATCTCGACTTTAAGAACCAATTATTCACTAAAATTTATGGCGGCAAGGCCCTGAATTTTGATGATATTTTTGAACCATTTTATGCTTATGGCCAACGTTTGAAGCAGTTTGTAACTGATACTTCAGTACTTTTGAATGACGCCTTAGATAATGGTAAAAAAGTATTATTTGAAGGTGCCCAAGGGGTCATGCTGGATATTGACCAAGGCACGTATCCATTTGTCACTTCGTCCAATCCAGTTGCCGGTGGTGTAACAGTCGGTAATGGGGTTGGCCCAACTCAGATCAACCGGGTTGTCGGTGTCTGCAAAGCTTACACCTCACGAGTCGGTGATGGGCCATTCCCAACTGAATTGTTGGATGAAACTGGTGACTTTTTACGTGAAGCTGGCCATGAATATGGGACCGTTACTAAGCGGCCACGGCGGATCGGCTGGTTTGATTCAGTTGTTATGCGCCACGCTAAGCGCGTTTCCGGCTTAACTGATCTGTGCTTAAATTCAATTGACGTACTCACTGGTTTAGAAACGGTTAAAATTTGTACCGCTTATGAACGCAATGGCGAAACGATTTACCATTATCCCGCTAGCCTAGACGAATTAGCGCAATGCAAGCCGATCTATGAAGAAATGCCTGGCTGGCAAGAAGATATTACTGGTGTGAAAACACTAGCTGAATTACCTGAGAATGCCCGCCATTATGTTGAACGTGTCGCTGCCTTAGTTGGCGTCAATATTGCCACGTTCTCCGTTGGTCCAGATCGTGATCAAACCAATGTTTTAGCTGATATTTGGCAAGAAGCATAACCAAAAAGTCGACGTTTAAATACGCCGACTTTTTTTGTACTCGTAATTCCAAACTACTTTCCGTAAACGCAGTTGTGACATAAACAATTTATGTTCAACTCCTTCTTTATCCTTCTGAACAATATAGCTAAGCGGGAAAAGTTACCTTATGTCACACGCTCGATTGTGCGGCCCGATGATTGGACAGTATGTGGCAATCTTTTTTGGCAATAAAAAATACGCCGACAAAATTAAACTTGCCGGCGTATTAAGCAGTTGGTTAGCCGAAGTATTCCTTTGGATAGGCTTCGCCAATTTTATGCACGATTTTTAGAGGTTGTTGTGGTGCTTGTGTTGCTAACTTTTCGCTACGTTTAACAAAGTCACGGAAAAGATCTTGCATCTCAGTGTAATGCTTATACATGTTTTCTGGATGCCATTGAACGGCCATAATTTGATCACTATCGATCGATTCAATTGCTTCGATCACATGATCGTCTGCGTAAGCTACACTGCGGAGACTAGGCGCTAATTCTTTGACCGCTTCATGATGGCGGGAGTTAACATACGGCCGCTCGCCTAAAAGCGTAAATAAGCGAGAATCAGACTCAACGTTAACATGATGCGTTGGTAAATTACCCGGTGATGTCTGTGAGTGCTTCATCTGCGCTGCAGGATCTTCGGAAAGATCTTGATACAAGGTGCCACCGAGAGCGACATTGATCACTTGCATGCCACGGCAGATACCGAAAATACTTTTACCAGCCAATAATGATTGCTTAACTAATTCGATCTCGAAACGATCGCGGGGGATGTAAGTTTGGCCCAAATTCATATGTGGTTCTTCATGGTAGAAAGTTGGATCAACATCAAAACCGCCTAGGAACAAAACCCCATCAAAAGTATCAATATAATCAGTTACGTTTTCTGGCGCACTATTAGGTAGAATTATTGGGATCCCACCAGACTTTAAAACCGCATTGACTGCCATTCGTGGCGCAAAGTCAGCGTTTCGTTCGTTGATCACCTTAGTGGCTTCGGTTAGAGTATCGGCAGGTATTGCGATTCTTGGTCTCATGAATGAGTCCCCTCTCATATAAATTTAATAATAGGCACACTATAAAGCATAATAGTTGATTTAGCAAGCGACTTGTTTATTTGCTTAAGAAATTATAAAAGGTTGTTGCTAGTTGGTTACAATCGTTACATTTACCATGATTTATGGTAAACTGATTTCCTTAGTAGGTAATAAAAAAATACCTTAACTCACGTCGTGAATTAAGGTATTTACTAAGATGGAGCGCCAGGGGATCGAACCCTGGACCCACGGATTAAGAGTCCGTTGCTCTGCCAGCTGAGCTAGCGCTCCATGTCATCAACGAATATTAGTATAGCAAAAATACAGATGACGTGCAACGCTTTTTTGTGAGTTTTTTTAACAATATGGATTTTTAATGTAATTGTTGCTGACGGGTGCGTTTTCATAGCGGTCTTTGCGAATTTTGTTCGGAATGAGTATAATTGAAACAAAGTGCATCCTTGTTGATGACAAACTTAGAATCGATCAGCTCTAGTGGAACGAATAGGGGAGTGTATTTGGAAAAACATTTTTTCGATACATGACTAATTAGATAGGTTCTGTAGGCATAATTTATTTGTGCCGGCTGTGAAAAAAGTTATGTCTGCTATTTTAGGCATAAATGAGTCAGTGAAGTGCTGTTAATAGCTTCACGAGGGAGGAACGACCGATTTATGGCAAAAAAAATATTAGTTGTAGATGATGAAAAACCGATTTCGGACATTGTTAAATTTAATTTGACTAAGGAAGGTTACGATGTGGTCACTGCATATGATGGTGAAGAAGCACTAGCCAAGGTTAATGAAGTCAACCCTGATTTGATTTTGTTGGATCTAATGTTACCTAAGATCGATGGCTTAGAAGTTGCGCGAGAAGTACGTAAGGATCATGATATGCCGATTATCATGTTAACGGCCAAAGATTCAGAGATCGATAAAGTTTTGGGCTTGGAAATGGGTGCCGATGATTATGTGACCAAACCATTCTCTAATCGGGAATTAGTTGCGCGGGTCAAAGCTAATTTACGCCGCCAAGGGACGATCAATAACGCCCAACCCGAAGAAGATGAAAATAGTGAGATCGAGATCGGTGATTTAACGATCCATCCCGATGCTTATATTGTATCTAAGCGCGGCGATAAAATTGAATTGACTCATCGTGAATTTGAATTGTTACATTATTTGGCGCAGCATATCGGGCAAGTAATGACCCGAGAACATTTGTTGCAGACGGTATGGGGCTATGATTATTTTGGTGATGTGCGGACGGTCGATGTCACTGTACGACGGTTGCGCGAGAAGATCGAGGATAATCCTAGTCATCCCGAGTGGTTAGTTACACGGCGTGGTGTCGGTTACTATTTACGTAACCCCGATCAGGAATAGGATCGTTTGCGTTTATTGTGCACGATGGTAAAAGAAGTCATTGGTCTAAACATGGTTGAATAAGCAGGGTATTCCATAATTCGCCCGCTTGTTCAATACACGTTGTCAATAAGAATCGCGCGACATTAGTTTTGCGGTATTTTGTTAGCTAGCGGTTTGATAACTAACAACGCAACTAGTCGCGTGATTTTTTTAGGTTATGTGGTTTATCTTGATTAAACATGGGGATATTTGTAATGAATAAGAAAATTCGTTTCTTTCAGTCGATCAATTTCAAGATCGCGATCGTTTTTATTTTACTATTAATGATCACGTTGGAAATTATCGGCGCTTATTTTGTGAAGCAATTGGAAGAACAGAATATTGAGACGTTCAAACAACAGGTGCAGACGCCGGTTTACGTCAACAATCAATTGAGTAACCAACTTTTAAAAAGCGATACCGCCACGGCGAATAAGGCGATCGCTAATATTTTGTCGGACTTAAATAATTCTGCTGATATTCGGGTCGTCGATAGCAAGGGGACGGTGCGCGGGACCAGTGATTTAAACGATCAGCGAATTATCGGCCAGAAGACGACGGATAATAATATTAAAAACGTTTTGTATAATAATCGTTCTTATGAGACGTTATCTTATGATGAAAAAAGTCATGACAGTTATTACGTCAGCATTGTGCCGCTAGTTAATCCAAGTAGTGATAGTAGCAGTATTGTTGGCGTCATTTATGTGCGCGCAAATATGCAAAGTGTTTACCGAAACATTAATAATATTACGTTGATCTTCTTAACTGCCTCACTGGTAGCAGCACTGTTTTCATCGATTATTGCGGTAGTCATTTCTCGGGCGATCACGCGGCCAATCGATGAAATGAAAAAGCAGGCAATTCGGATGGCCCGCGGCGATTATTCAGGGCAAGTACGAATTTATGGCCGTGATGAGTTAGGTCAGCTGGCAGTGGCGGTCAATAATTTATCCGTACGAGTCGAAGAAGCACAAGAAGCTTCTGAAGCGGAACGGCGCCGGCTGGATAGCGTGTTATCGCACATGACCGATGGGGTTATTTCCACTGATCGGCGCGGCAACGTGATCATTATCAACGAAGCAGCGGCTGATTTTTTAAATCTTAATGACGAAGAAGTTATTGGTCAATCGATTTTGAAGATTTTAAAGATCGAAGCTGATCACACTATTCGTGATCTATTGGAAAATCAAACTGAGCTAATGCTGGACTTTTCTGTTCCTGAGCACAGCTTGATCTTGCACGCTGAATTTTCATTGATCCAGCGCGAAACTGGCTTTATCAGTGGGATCGTCTGCGTTTTACATGATGTAACTGAGCAACAGAAAAATGAGCGTGAGCGGCGACAATTTGTTTCTAACGTTTCTCATGAATTAAGAACGCCGTTAACGTCGATGCGCAGTTATTTGGAGGCTTTGACTGATGGGGCCTGGAAGGATCCTGAAGTGGCGCCAGACTTTTTGCATGTGACTCAGGAAGAGACCGAGCGGATGATTCGGATGATCAATGACTTACTTAGTTTGTCACGGATGGATTCAGGTACGGTTAAGCTGGATATGGAATTGGTCAACTTAAATGAATTATTTAATTACACATTGGATCGTTTCGATATGATGATCAAGTCAGATGCGGCTAGTGGCGATAATAACCGAACGGAAACCAATACAACTAAGAAATATTCCTTGAAACGTGAATTTACCAAACGCGATCTGTGGGTTGAAATCGATACTGATAAGTTTATGCAAGTCGTAGATAATATCATCAATAACGCGATCAAATATTCACCGGACGGTGGTGTGATCACCTGTCGGCTGTTGGAGACCAACAATCACGTTATTCTCAGTATTTCTGACCAGGGACTAGGGATTCCGAAGAAGGATCTACCCCATGTCT
This is a stretch of genomic DNA from Loigolactobacillus coryniformis subsp. coryniformis KCTC 3167 = DSM 20001. It encodes these proteins:
- the rplI gene encoding 50S ribosomal protein L9, which gives rise to MKVIFLEDVRGKGKRGEIKEVPDGYAQNFLIKNGKAKSATKQAMSQLHGQQRAEERRAEEELAEAKKLKQVIEADDTVVVIKSKAGADSRLFGSVPSKQIAQALKQQYQIEVDKRKIELPEPIRALGYRNVPVKLYGDVTAKIRVHITEK
- the dnaB gene encoding replicative DNA helicase — protein: MNELIDQTPPQNIEAEQAVLGAVFLNPDALVEAMEFVTAADFYRRAHQLIFQAMMDLNDVSEAIDVVTLKDRLEGQGQLEDIGGLPYLADLAVAVPTAANVAHYAKIVQEKSILRRLIQAATNIVTKSYTEDDVTAILDEAEQDIMNVSEQRNSTGFKPIADVLNSTIEQIDQLYQNNDDITGLPTGYRDLDKMTAGLQEDELIILAARPAVGKTAFALNIAQNVGTKTDKTVAIFSLEMSAESLVNRMLCAEGSIDAGHLRTGQLSEEEWQNLIIAMGSLSKASIYIDDTPGNKMSEIRAKCRRLAKEKGNLGLVVVDYLQLIEGSNKESRQQEVSGISRQLKKLAKELRVPVIALSQLSRGVEQRQDKRPVLSDIRESGSIEQDADIVAFLYRDDYYRDEDGGEDDDNSNFAQNSAAGGERAEDQEVGEVEVIIEKNRSGARGTVKLLFVKQYNKFSSIAYVPEAQ
- a CDS encoding TMEM175 family protein; protein product: MYCVSFCFIANLWYQHAVIFNEAKMVPNRIVILSLMPTFTRLMTEAMT
- a CDS encoding LysM peptidoglycan-binding domain-containing protein; this encodes MNRKRILSAALASALLFAPFLGQTSSVLANSFYANQTNAERADITNWVANDTEQISSNISSQHIDINNLDQSKYIIQWGDTLSGISAATGISVRKLAYDNNIKNVDLIYAGDTLILNRDGYVPADWYYQGDGTWVANTKVTINNFIDNSDNTVNINVSPVTVNDSSTDKSTNVYASPADSNANSGSTTAAADEDTASTKAAAASPKHEAADSDTDTTNASSDDTSSTTSAILDDDEFADAISDKLADKLGLEDESALSVDFTEQDEDTATDSESSDTEDEDAESVDDESSDEANEDSDSETETLYDEDQPIVTSNTKQTTKNANKLAKKIYRQLKEDNKLSDITDVDDIEVIVIATDDGFDFNVALPTDDDSSDSAANTDESSDDSDSETEDNDDDTEFEEDSSDESDTEASNTAVTTSSNEDTSTDVDE
- a CDS encoding TDT family transporter, which translates into the protein MSKFLNSIPLPICGLILALVSLGNLFKDYQHLLLGNFFGIIGIALIILIVLKFMLAPRETLVLLRDPIIASVFPNFSMALLVAATFFTTYPLLANLIWYTGVILQYSLLGYFTWYFVGRTHLRLTQLYPSWFIVYVGIGVIPLTAAHFNPLLGQVTFWLALGTYLVLLPLVLWRILIVRQMPEATLPLITVLAAPGSLCLAGYLRDFAHPQTNLLWSLVILAQLAYLFVLVLMPRLARIPFYPSYAAFTFPLVISALGLTYLVDYLQQAGQHIFWLQVAARGESLIALVVISCISLRYLNYLWQQNLPVDPATSK
- a CDS encoding adenylosuccinate synthase, whose translation is MASVVVVGSQWGDEGKGKITDFLGESADVIARSQGGDNAGHTIHAQGKVLKLRLIPSGILYPDKLSIIGNGVVVNPESLVAELDYLAENGVTADNLRISDRAHVILPYHIELDRLQEVSKGDQKIGTTNRGIGPAYMDKAARTGIRMVDLLDKDIFAAKLRENLDFKNQLFTKIYGGKALNFDDIFEPFYAYGQRLKQFVTDTSVLLNDALDNGKKVLFEGAQGVMLDIDQGTYPFVTSSNPVAGGVTVGNGVGPTQINRVVGVCKAYTSRVGDGPFPTELLDETGDFLREAGHEYGTVTKRPRRIGWFDSVVMRHAKRVSGLTDLCLNSIDVLTGLETVKICTAYERNGETIYHYPASLDELAQCKPIYEEMPGWQEDITGVKTLAELPENARHYVERVAALVGVNIATFSVGPDRDQTNVLADIWQEA
- a CDS encoding gamma-glutamyl-gamma-aminobutyrate hydrolase family protein — encoded protein: MRPRIAIPADTLTEATKVINERNADFAPRMAVNAVLKSGGIPIILPNSAPENVTDYIDTFDGVLFLGGFDVDPTFYHEEPHMNLGQTYIPRDRFEIELVKQSLLAGKSIFGICRGMQVINVALGGTLYQDLSEDPAAQMKHSQTSPGNLPTHHVNVESDSRLFTLLGERPYVNSRHHEAVKELAPSLRSVAYADDHVIEAIESIDSDQIMAVQWHPENMYKHYTEMQDLFRDFVKRSEKLATQAPQQPLKIVHKIGEAYPKEYFG
- the yycF gene encoding response regulator YycF — its product is MAKKILVVDDEKPISDIVKFNLTKEGYDVVTAYDGEEALAKVNEVNPDLILLDLMLPKIDGLEVAREVRKDHDMPIIMLTAKDSEIDKVLGLEMGADDYVTKPFSNRELVARVKANLRRQGTINNAQPEEDENSEIEIGDLTIHPDAYIVSKRGDKIELTHREFELLHYLAQHIGQVMTREHLLQTVWGYDYFGDVRTVDVTVRRLREKIEDNPSHPEWLVTRRGVGYYLRNPDQE